A single Streptomyces sp. 2114.4 DNA region contains:
- a CDS encoding putative T7SS-secreted protein, giving the protein MNWLGDAVNKVGEGAHEFTDAVERGAGEIVEFGADKVGDHLDALGADGAADAVRSGGDKLAGALGAHVDERQLGETQEPKELIHGDVEKINESASHLKDFSAAFDRVADGMRKLGSHRGWGGKAADAFREKFDMHPKQWMHAADACGDASKALKSYAETVSWAQGKAADAIEKYRKAEEATRKANEVYGAKVKFYLGDVEAWNDIAKSGADPGPAPQKPGKFVDPGDKGREAAQEILKEARSQRNEAAEKARSAIAGALAHAPDKPAFTDLAGAALKDGGEAFVLEHMHLAGGALKAGAETWKLARMVNPLDPYNITHPWKFLANAGTTLMGLAQAPLHPIDTAKGILGSGWGSDPVDAWGALVVNVVGGKGAGGLAKGAAKGAAKGAAKGAARGAVKEGGKRTVMDRARTAWCKIFGNDPIDMATGRMILPQTDITLPGSLPLTFTRTFESSYRTGRWFGPTWMSTVDQRLEIDAEGVILIGEEGNFLLYPHPAVGVPTLPTEGDGHPLERTPDGDYLLTDPVTGTRRYFTTYTEDLAVLDEISDRRGNHHTFDYTEDGTPTAITHSAGYRLLLTTDEGRITALHLAGAAPDGTDQLLMTYGYDDAGNLITTTNSSGLPLRFTYDDHGRITSWTDTNNSSYTYVYDEDDRCTSQGGIAGHLRAQFTWGEPDPVTGLRTNLLHNSQGGVTRYEVNERHQIVAESDPTGATTRTVRDAKHRVLSTTDPLGRTTRFTYDDTGRPTTVVLPDGSTATTSYNDLGLPLTATGPDGTAWTHTYDANGNRTSTTDPTGASTTYTHDARGHVSSVTDAVGNTTRLYCNEAGLPLTVTDPLGAATHYRRDAFGRTTSVTDPLGETTHMVWTVEGKLAARIDATGATEEWTYDGEGNRLTHTDAIGQTTRYEYGHFDLLTARTDPDGVRHEFTHDTELRLTQVTNPQGLTWNYTYDGAGHLISETDFDDRVLTYAHDPAGQLLTRTNALGEVTSYTRDTLGRITEKNAAGLVTTFTHDASGNLQQAANPDATVTYTRDILGRVTAESVNGRTMTFTYDALGRRTSRTTPTGHTTTYTYDAAGNRTAMDVAGHVLTFDHDAAGQELTRTIGDNLQLAHTWDPTGRLTAQSLTTAATGTLQSPTGMGGTPNPAATEAQRVFHRGYTYRPDGNLTAIDDSHTGRRTFDLDRAGRVTAVHATDWTETYAYDEAGNQTHATWPDRHPSPSARGDRTYTGTNITRAGRIRYEHDELGRVTLRQKTRLSRKPDTWHYTWNTEDRLTTVVTPDGVTWRYLYDPLGRRNAKQRVAHDNTVIEHVVFSWDGANLAEQSAHTSDSPDFIALTWDHDGLRLISQTERKTLPDGPQQKIDLRFFTAITDLVGAPTFLVDEHGHIAWHTCTTLWGATSWNRTATAYTPLRFPGQYFDPETGLHYNIHRYYDPEDGRYLSADPLGLAPSPNPITYVENPHIWADPLGLTPCTPEGVEVVPGDDLGTLFHYTNEKGYQGILESGELRPSLKANNPKDARYGDGQYLSDVRPGTKTAGQLSHAFLRVPWAGHKFSHFMEIDVRGLDVWRSVDRPDVYLIPGQQPLSIAGRIVTHGKN; this is encoded by the coding sequence GTGAACTGGCTGGGGGATGCCGTCAACAAGGTCGGCGAGGGTGCGCACGAGTTCACCGACGCCGTGGAACGCGGTGCCGGTGAGATCGTGGAGTTCGGGGCCGACAAGGTCGGGGACCACCTGGACGCGTTGGGAGCGGACGGCGCGGCCGATGCCGTCCGCTCGGGCGGCGACAAGCTCGCCGGCGCGCTGGGCGCCCACGTTGATGAGCGTCAGCTCGGGGAGACCCAGGAACCCAAGGAACTCATCCACGGCGACGTCGAGAAGATCAACGAGAGTGCGTCGCATCTGAAGGACTTCTCGGCGGCCTTCGACCGGGTGGCCGACGGCATGCGCAAGCTGGGCTCGCACAGAGGCTGGGGCGGCAAGGCCGCCGACGCCTTCCGGGAGAAGTTCGACATGCATCCCAAGCAGTGGATGCACGCGGCCGATGCCTGCGGCGACGCCTCGAAGGCGCTGAAGTCGTATGCGGAGACGGTCTCCTGGGCGCAGGGCAAGGCCGCCGACGCGATCGAGAAGTACCGGAAGGCAGAGGAGGCGACGCGGAAGGCCAACGAGGTCTACGGGGCCAAGGTGAAGTTCTACCTCGGGGATGTCGAGGCCTGGAACGACATTGCAAAGAGCGGAGCCGATCCTGGGCCGGCGCCGCAGAAACCCGGGAAATTCGTCGATCCCGGCGACAAGGGCCGCGAGGCGGCTCAGGAGATCCTCAAGGAGGCCCGAAGCCAACGCAACGAGGCCGCCGAAAAGGCCCGCAGCGCCATCGCGGGGGCTTTGGCCCACGCGCCGGACAAGCCTGCGTTCACCGACTTGGCGGGGGCTGCCCTGAAGGACGGCGGCGAGGCGTTCGTCCTGGAGCACATGCACCTGGCCGGCGGCGCGCTGAAGGCCGGCGCCGAGACGTGGAAGCTCGCCCGCATGGTCAACCCCCTGGACCCCTACAACATCACCCACCCCTGGAAGTTCCTGGCCAACGCCGGCACCACGCTCATGGGCCTGGCCCAGGCTCCCCTCCACCCGATCGACACCGCCAAGGGCATACTCGGCTCGGGCTGGGGCAGCGACCCGGTCGACGCGTGGGGCGCCTTGGTGGTGAACGTCGTCGGAGGCAAGGGGGCCGGCGGGCTGGCCAAGGGTGCGGCGAAGGGGGCTGCGAAGGGGGCCGCCAAAGGCGCGGCCCGAGGTGCTGTCAAGGAGGGCGGCAAGCGGACGGTCATGGACCGGGCCCGGACCGCCTGGTGCAAGATCTTCGGCAACGACCCCATCGACATGGCCACCGGCCGGATGATCCTGCCGCAGACCGACATCACCCTCCCCGGCAGCCTCCCACTCACCTTCACCCGCACCTTCGAGTCGTCCTACCGCACCGGCCGCTGGTTCGGCCCGACCTGGATGAGCACCGTCGACCAACGGCTGGAGATCGACGCCGAGGGCGTCATCCTCATCGGCGAGGAGGGCAACTTCCTCCTCTACCCACACCCGGCCGTAGGCGTGCCCACCCTCCCCACCGAGGGCGACGGCCACCCCCTGGAGCGCACCCCGGACGGCGACTACCTCCTCACCGACCCGGTCACCGGCACCCGCCGCTACTTCACCACCTACACCGAAGATCTCGCCGTCCTCGACGAGATATCCGACCGCCGCGGTAACCACCACACCTTTGACTACACCGAAGACGGCACCCCCACCGCTATCACGCACAGCGCCGGCTACCGCCTCCTACTCACCACCGACGAAGGCCGCATCACCGCCCTTCACCTCGCCGGTGCCGCCCCCGACGGCACCGACCAACTCCTGATGACGTATGGCTACGACGACGCCGGCAACCTCATCACCACCACCAACTCCTCCGGCCTCCCGCTCCGCTTCACCTACGACGACCACGGCCGCATCACGTCTTGGACGGACACCAACAACAGCAGCTACACCTACGTCTACGACGAGGACGACCGCTGCACCTCGCAGGGCGGCATAGCGGGCCACCTCCGCGCCCAGTTCACCTGGGGCGAGCCGGATCCCGTAACGGGCCTGCGCACCAACCTGCTCCACAACTCCCAGGGCGGCGTCACCCGCTACGAGGTCAACGAACGCCACCAGATCGTCGCGGAGAGCGACCCCACAGGCGCCACCACCCGCACGGTCCGCGACGCCAAGCACCGCGTCCTGTCCACCACCGACCCATTGGGTCGCACCACTCGCTTCACCTACGACGACACGGGCCGCCCCACCACCGTCGTCCTCCCCGACGGCTCCACCGCCACCACCAGCTACAACGATCTCGGCCTGCCCCTGACCGCCACCGGCCCGGACGGCACCGCCTGGACCCACACATACGACGCCAACGGCAACCGGACCTCCACCACCGACCCCACGGGTGCCAGCACCACCTACACCCACGACGCACGCGGCCACGTCTCCTCGGTCACCGATGCCGTCGGCAACACCACTCGCCTCTACTGCAACGAGGCCGGCCTGCCCCTGACCGTCACCGACCCGCTGGGGGCCGCCACCCATTACCGCCGCGACGCCTTCGGCCGCACCACCTCCGTCACCGACCCCCTGGGCGAGACCACCCACATGGTGTGGACCGTCGAAGGCAAGCTGGCGGCCCGCATCGACGCCACCGGCGCCACCGAGGAATGGACCTACGACGGCGAAGGCAACCGCCTCACCCACACCGACGCCATCGGCCAGACCACCCGCTACGAATACGGCCACTTCGACCTGCTCACGGCCCGCACCGACCCCGACGGCGTCCGCCACGAGTTCACCCACGACACCGAACTCCGCCTCACCCAGGTCACCAACCCCCAAGGTCTGACCTGGAACTACACCTACGACGGCGCCGGCCACCTGATATCCGAGACCGACTTCGACGACCGCGTCCTGACCTACGCCCACGACCCGGCGGGCCAACTGCTGACCCGCACCAACGCCCTCGGCGAGGTCACCAGCTACACCCGCGACACCCTCGGCCGCATCACCGAGAAGAACGCCGCCGGCCTGGTCACGACGTTCACTCACGACGCGTCCGGCAACCTCCAGCAGGCCGCCAACCCCGACGCGACGGTCACCTACACCCGCGACATCCTTGGCCGCGTCACCGCCGAGTCCGTCAACGGCCGCACCATGACGTTCACCTACGACGCCCTGGGCCGCCGCACCTCCCGCACCACCCCCACCGGCCACACCACCACCTACACCTACGACGCGGCGGGCAACCGCACCGCCATGGACGTCGCTGGCCACGTCCTCACCTTCGACCATGACGCGGCAGGCCAGGAACTCACCCGCACCATCGGCGACAACCTGCAACTCGCCCACACATGGGACCCCACCGGCCGCCTCACTGCCCAGTCCCTCACCACAGCAGCCACGGGCACGCTCCAGTCCCCCACCGGGATGGGCGGGACACCGAATCCTGCCGCTACCGAAGCCCAACGGGTCTTCCACCGCGGCTACACCTACCGCCCCGACGGCAACCTCACCGCCATCGACGACTCCCACACCGGCCGCCGCACCTTCGACCTCGACCGCGCCGGCCGCGTCACCGCCGTCCACGCCACCGACTGGACCGAGACCTACGCCTACGACGAAGCCGGCAACCAAACTCACGCCACCTGGCCAGACCGCCACCCCAGCCCCTCAGCCCGAGGCGACCGCACCTACACCGGCACCAACATCACCCGCGCCGGCCGCATCCGCTACGAACACGACGAACTCGGCCGCGTAACCCTCCGCCAGAAGACTCGCCTCTCCCGAAAACCCGACACCTGGCACTACACCTGGAACACCGAGGACCGCCTCACTACCGTCGTCACGCCCGACGGCGTCACCTGGCGTTACCTCTACGATCCCCTCGGCCGACGCAATGCGAAGCAGCGTGTAGCACATGACAACACGGTGATTGAACATGTTGTCTTCAGCTGGGACGGCGCCAACCTCGCCGAACAGAGCGCCCATACCTCGGACTCGCCGGATTTCATCGCCCTGACCTGGGACCACGACGGACTCCGTCTCATTTCCCAAACCGAGCGAAAAACACTTCCCGATGGCCCTCAACAGAAAATCGATCTGCGATTCTTCACTGCCATCACCGACCTCGTTGGCGCACCAACGTTTCTCGTTGATGAGCATGGCCACATAGCCTGGCACACCTGCACTACCCTCTGGGGCGCCACATCCTGGAACCGCACCGCAACCGCCTACACACCTTTGCGTTTCCCGGGCCAGTATTTCGACCCTGAAACAGGCCTGCACTACAACATCCACCGCTACTACGATCCAGAGGACGGGAGATATCTTTCCGCGGACCCGTTGGGCCTTGCACCCTCCCCCAACCCGATTACATACGTTGAGAACCCGCACATCTGGGCAGACCCGCTCGGCCTAACCCCTTGCACCCCAGAAGGGGTAGAGGTTGTTCCCGGGGATGACTTGGGGACACTCTTTCATTACACGAATGAAAAGGGTTACCAGGGTATCCTGGAGAGTGGGGAACTTCGCCCCTCACTGAAGGCCAACAATCCCAAGGACGCCCGATATGGCGACGGCCAATACCTCTCGGATGTAAGGCCTGGCACGAAGACTGCAGGTCAGCTGTCTCATGCCTTTCTGCGTGTACCTTGGGCTGGCCATAAGTTTAGCCACTTCATGGAGATAGATGTTCGTGGCCTCGACGTGTGGCGCTCCGTGGATCGACCAGACGTGTATCTTATACCGGGCCAGCAACCCTTGAGCATAGCCGGACGAATAGTCACCCACGGAAAGAACTGA